The following are encoded in a window of Cottoperca gobio chromosome 20, fCotGob3.1, whole genome shotgun sequence genomic DNA:
- the LOC115025759 gene encoding uncharacterized protein LOC115025759, whose protein sequence is MNKRKTLDWGSTLSQNNTLNQTDTEEDPEACDILFEPPITEESILEQCIREEAMSDVSNESCHDHEPDEMDDCLEVENAAGSPDSEADEKWRSIFSSSINKEDDDSYLDSLQLSAQELFVQKVEVTDLEEHDNNNIEEVSFEVPQVEEVLEQPEDIISFPSTPQEVKYNPLGLQGLSKISEDESENGRDANHNHATHQKHVNADLNKKLPKDFCVIQETKSKNVSTEHVDFQLARKQWREMEEQTMNKIVLPTTKQPGFHGSHSFMYTPVRNIERTHKKANDLENLNLVGDYPLTQFSPCSEDSGLDDSSYRSPYDDPETTVEREIRMSMEREESFRREKGLSRMGKSTDCAPSRSMPRSISTPLTPSFIITSSPSKEPLKREVSANNVIIFDPRNGKDNVMAQSGDWCSEDNSSNLIILETSNLIIRSASEFSLNKACEQTQEKMFLNNPFFKLRSRSTMSLVDEEIKMVKQREDDLRKERVNLYGTDRFNNERILSNHMDTLAFDNSAVKCKSSPSSPMKTTYRMDRSALSCDHRFPDIYSGGRRKSAMALRWEAGEFTKND, encoded by the exons ATGAACAAGAGGAAGACTTTGGACTGGGGCAGTACCCTGAGCCAGAACAACACCCTGAACCAGACCG ACACAGAGGAAGACCCAGAGGCCTGTGACATCCTATTTGAACCACCCATTACAGAGGAGTCGATATTAGAGCAGTGTATTAGAGAAGAGGCAATGTCAGATGTTTCCAATGAATCCTGCCACGACCATGAGCCGGATGAAATGGACGACTGCCTGGAAGTTGAGAATGCAGCAGGATCCCCAGACAGTGAGGCAGATGAAAAATGGAGATCAATATTCTCTTCTTCTATAAATAAAGAAGATGATGACTCATATttggacagtcttcagctgagTGCACAGGAGCTCTTTGTGCAGAAAGTTGAGGTGACAGACCTTGAGGaacatgacaacaacaacattgaagAAGTCAGTTTTGAGGTTCCACAAGTGGAAGAAGTTCTGGAACAACCTGAGGATatcatttcctttccttccaCTCCACAAGAGGTTAAATATAACCCTTTAGGCCTTCAAGGTTTGTCCAAAATCTCTGAAGATGAGAGTGAAAATGGCAGAGATGCCAATCATAACCATGCCACCCATCAAAAGCACGTCAATGCAGATTTGAACAAGAAGCTACCTAAAGACTTCTGTGTGATACAAGAGACCAAGAGCAAGAATGTTAGCACAGAGCATGTGGACTTCCAGCTGGCCCGTAAACAGTGGCGGGAAATGGAGGAGCAAACCATGAACAAGATTGTCTTACCTACAACCAAGCAGCCCGGCTTCCATGGCAGCCACAGCTTCATGTACACACCGGTCCGCAACATTGAAAGAACTCACAAGAAAGCTAATGATCTGGAGAACTTGAATCTGGTTGGTGATTATCCTCTCACCCAATTCAGCCCTTGCTCAGAGGATTCTGGCCTGGATGATTCCAGTTACAGGTCCCCGTACGATGACCCAGAAACAACAGTGGAAAGGGAGATTCGTATGTCaatggagagggaggaaagcTTCAGGAGAGAAAAGGGCCTCTCCAGGATGGGAAAGTCCACTGATTGTGCTCCATCACGAAGTATGCCAAGATCTATAAGCACTCCTCTGACACCATCATTCATCATTACATCCTCACCTAGTAAGGAACCACTGAAACGTGAAGTATCCGCAAACAACGTTATCATTTTCGACCCGAGAAATGGCAAAGACAACGTGATGGCTCAGTCCGGCGACTGGTGCTCTGAGGACAACAGCTCCAACCTCATCATCCTAGAGACATCCAATCTGATTATCCGCAGTGCCTCTGAGTTCTCACTCAACAAAGCCTGTGAGCAAACCCAAGAAAAAATGTTCCTGAACAACCCTTTTTTCAAGCTGCGTTCAAGAAGCACAATGTCACTGGTGGATGAAGAGATTAAGATGGTGAAGCAGAGGGAAGATGATCTGAGGAAAGAGAGGGTGAATCTTTATGGCACAGACCGGTTCAATAACGAAAGGATATTGTCGAATCACATGGACACTTTGGCGTTTGACAATTCAG CAGTGAAGTGCAAGTCCTCTCCATCATCGCCAATGAAAACAACCTACAGGATGGATCGCTCTGCTTTATCCTGTGATCACAGA TTTCCAGACATCTACTCAGGAGGAAGACGCAAGAGTGCCATGGCTCTGCGCTGGGAGGCTGGCGAGTTTACAAAAAATGACTGA
- the LOC115025398 gene encoding E3 ubiquitin-protein ligase RNF12-B-like, translating into METTEQSEPAMDCEVEVAVADSPEQGKDCSAEDEPVCLETDFADFPGEIAMLDKLLTDLPTDTIKIDKPDCEETSVCTEMPCQDQKEALTLQSVHEELNRNESITSSVSDTLSSADSVYENEAHRKRQDMPEQDPEQEQVPEPEQFPEPEQFPEPEQFPEPEQFPEPEQFPEPEQFPEPEQFPEAEQYLEPEQYLEPEQFPEAEQFPEAEQFPEAEQFPEEEQFPEAEQFP; encoded by the coding sequence ATGGAAACCACTGAACAATCAGAGCCGGCAATGGACTGTGAAGTGGAGGTTGCTGTGGCTGATTCACCTGAGCAGGGGAAGGATTGCAGTGCAGAAGATGAGCCAGTTTGTTTAGAGACAGACTTTGCAGATTTCCCAGGTGAAATAGCGATGCTTGACAAATTATTAACTGACCTGCCAACCGACACGATTAAGATCGACAAGCCTGACTGTGAAGAGACCAGTGTTTGCACAGAAATGCCTTGTCAAGATCAAAAGGAGGCGTTGACATTACAATCAGTGCATGAAGAGCTCAACAGAAATGAGTCAATCACCTCATCTGTGTCTGACACACTCTCCAGTGCTGATAGTGTTTATGAAAATGAGGCCCATCGTAAGAGGCAGGACATGCCAGAACAAGATCCTGAACAAGAACAAGTCCCCGAGCCAGAGCAATTCCCCGAGCCAGAGCAATTCCCTGAGCCAGAGCAATTCCCCGAGCCAGAGCAATTCCCTGAGCCAGAGCAATTCCCCGAGCCAGAGCAATTCCCCGAGCCAGAGCAATTCCCCGAGGCAGAGCAATACCTTGAGCCAGAGCAATACCTTGAGCCAGAGCAATTCCCTGAGGCAGAGCAATTCCCCGAGGCAGAGCAATTCCCCGAGGCAGAGCAATTCCCCGAGGAAGAGCAATTCCCCGAGGCAGAGCAATTCCCCTGA